From the genome of Eucalyptus grandis isolate ANBG69807.140 chromosome 2, ASM1654582v1, whole genome shotgun sequence, one region includes:
- the LOC104433379 gene encoding LOW QUALITY PROTEIN: pentatricopeptide repeat-containing protein At1g69290 (The sequence of the model RefSeq protein was modified relative to this genomic sequence to represent the inferred CDS: inserted 3 bases in 2 codons), which produces MWKRALNLYRPQRRLASSSSSSEAETPSLYSFLQPSLFSRRKDSPSSPSPPPPPPPPSPPQALTQELKTALESALHRSIVASSTDDAWKSFKALTSHSSFPGKPLANXLVAHLSSFGDTHNLKRAFASAVYFIEKDPGLVEFGTVAALLESMRXGRGGGPGFALVKSMFKNRYFMPFELWGNLLVEICRENGQFVGFLRVFEESYRVALDEKLDFMRPNLAACNAALEGCCRHLESVADAEKVVETMSVLGVRPDESSFGFLAYLYALRGLEGKISELENLMGGFGLSNKRVFYGNLISGYVKVGNFESVVGTVLRSLGESSAEDAKFGEETFSEIVKGFLKNGSIKELARLIIEAQKLEAVETEADHSVGYGIVNACINLGLSDKAHSILDEMNIQGGSAGLGVYVPILKSYCKEHKTAEATQLVTDISSSGLQLDMETYDALIEASMSSQDFQSAFSLFRDMRDARIRELKGSYLTIMTGLMENHRPELMAAFLDEVVEDPRIEMGTHDWNSIIHAFCKAGRLEDARRTFRRMVFLQFEPNGQTYLSLINGYVTAEKYFSVLLLWNEIKRKFVSADIEKGIKFDHSLVDAFLYALVKGGYFDAVMQVVEKSQEMKIFVDKWRYKQAFMENHKKIKVNKLRKRSHRKMEALIAFKNWAGLNA; this is translated from the exons ATGTGGAAGAGAGCTCTGAATCTGTATCGCCCGCAACGCAGACTcgcctcctcatcctcctcttctGAAGCCGAGACCCCATCTCTCTATTCCTTCCTCCAACCTTCCCTATTCTCCCGCCGCAAGGACTCCCCTTCGtctccctcgccgccgccgccgccgccgccgccgtcgccgccgcaggCCTTGACCCAGGAACTGAAAACCGCCCTCGAGTCCGCCCTCCACAGGTCCATCGTCGCCAGCAGCACCGACGACGCCTGGAAGTCCTTCAAGGCCCTCACCTCCCACTCTTCCTTCCCCGGCAAGCCCCTCGCCA TCCTCGTCGCCCACCTCTCCTCTTTCGGCGACACCCACAATCTCAAGAGGGCCTTCGCCTCCGCCGTCTACTTCATCGAGAAAGATCCCGGTTTGGTCGAGTTCGGGACCGTCGCGGCGCTGCTGGAGTCCATGAG GGGCCGGGGCGGCGGCCCCGGCTTTGCTCTGGTCAAGAGCATGTTCAAGAACAGGTACTTCATGCCCTTTGAGCTGTGGGGCAACCTGCTCGTTGAGATTTGTAGGGAGAATGGTCAGTTTGTTGGGTTTTTGCGGGTTTTCGAGGAGAGTTATAGGGTCGCTTTGGATGAGAAGCTGGATTTTATGAGGCCCAACTTGGCCGCTTGTAATGCGGCATTGGAGGGGTGCTGCCGGCACCTCGAGTCTGTGGCTGATGCGGAAAAGGTGGTGGAGACTATGTCGGTTTTGGGTGTTAGGCCGGATGAGTCGAGCTTTGGGTTTCTGGCTTACTTGTATGCCCTCAGGGGGCTTGAGGGAAAGATATCAGAGTTGGAGAATTTGATGGGTGGGTTTGGTCTTTCGAATAAAAGGGTGTTTTACGGTAATCTCATTAGCGGGTATGTTAAAGTGGGTAACTTTGAATCTGTTGTGGGAACTGTACTGCGGAGTCTGGGAGAGAGCAGTGCGGAGGATGCAAAATTTGGTGAGGAAACTTTCTCTGAAATAGTTAAAGGTTTTCTCAAGAATGGTAGTATCAAAGAACTAGCACGTTTGATCATTGAAGCTCAAAAGTTGGAGGCTGTTGAAACTGAGGCCGATCATTCGGTTGGTTATGGCATAGTTAATGCTTGCATCAATCTTGGGCTGTCAGATAAAGCACACAGTATTCTTGATGAAATGAACATTCAAGGTGGTTCTGCAGGGCTCGGGGTTTATGTGCCAATCCTCAAGTCTTACTGCAAAGAGCATAAAACAGCTGAGGCTACTCAGTTGGTCACGGACATTAGTAGTTCAGGGCTTCAATTGGATATGGAGACCTATGATGCCCTGATAGAAGCATCTATGTCGAGCCAAGATTTTCAGTCGGCTTTTTCACTGTTCAGAGATATGAGAGATGCAAGAATCAGAGAGTTGAAAGGGAGTTACTTGACTATAATGACAGGCTTAATGGAAAATCACCGGCCAGAGTTGATGGCGGCCTTCTTAGATGAGGTTGTTGAGGATCCTCGGATTGAAATGGGTACCCACGACTGGAATTCTATAATTCACGCCTTTTGTAAAGCTGGAAGACTGGAAGATGCTAGGAGAACTTTCAGAAGAATGGTGTTTTTGCAGTTTGAACCTAATGGTCAAACATATTTATCCCTCATTAATGGGTATGTAACGGCGGAGAAATACTTTAGTGTCTTGCTTCTGTGGAATGAGATTAAAAGAAAGTTTGTTTCAGCTGACATAGAGAAAGGGATTAAATTTGATCACAGTTTGGTTGATGCATTCCTTTATGCTCTGGTTAAAGGTGGTTACTTTGATGCAGTCATGCAAGTTGTGGAGAAATCTCAGGAGATGAAAATTTTTGTGGACAAGTGGAGGTACAAGCAAGCTTTCATGGAGAACCATAAGAAGatcaaagtaaataaattaagaaagagaaGCCACAGAAAAATGGAGGCACTGATTGCTTTCAAGAACTGGGCAGGTCTAAATGCTTGA